From Polyangium spumosum, a single genomic window includes:
- a CDS encoding MBL fold metallo-hydrolase — translation MSSLVVRVVGVGDAFTTRYFNACFLVEAGSTRILVDAPPALGRALGDLGARGGPPVGLADVDRVIITHLHGDHVGGLEQLLFFQRFVTGKRITLHASPDVLAGLWETRLRGGMDTLMAADGTRSSLTLDDYANVVPLGPGKNPIGDLDLEWRPTIHHIPTAALRFSAGGLSFGYSADTAFDPTLVDWLACADLFFHETNLGVHTPLASLVGLPDAVKRRMRLIHYPDFHDPAHSPIPCAREGERIEL, via the coding sequence ATGAGCTCGCTCGTCGTGCGTGTCGTCGGCGTGGGGGACGCCTTCACCACGCGTTATTTCAATGCCTGCTTCCTCGTCGAGGCCGGCTCGACGCGTATCCTCGTCGACGCGCCTCCCGCGCTCGGGCGGGCGCTCGGCGACCTCGGCGCGCGTGGCGGCCCGCCCGTGGGGCTCGCCGACGTCGATCGCGTGATCATCACGCATTTGCACGGCGATCACGTGGGGGGGCTCGAGCAGCTCCTCTTCTTCCAGCGCTTCGTCACGGGCAAGCGGATCACGCTCCACGCGAGCCCGGATGTGCTCGCGGGGCTCTGGGAGACGCGGCTCCGGGGCGGCATGGATACCCTCATGGCGGCCGACGGGACCCGCTCGTCGCTCACGCTCGACGATTATGCGAACGTCGTCCCGCTCGGACCCGGGAAAAACCCCATCGGCGATCTCGACCTCGAATGGCGGCCGACGATCCACCACATCCCCACGGCGGCGCTCAGGTTCTCCGCGGGCGGCCTGTCGTTCGGCTACAGCGCCGACACGGCCTTCGACCCCACGCTCGTCGACTGGCTCGCCTGTGCCGACCTCTTTTTCCACGAGACGAACCTCGGCGTCCACACCCCGCTCGCCTCGCTCGTGGGGCTCCCGGACGCCGTGAAGCGCCGCATGCGGCTCATTCATTACCCGGATTTTCACGACCCGGCTCACTCGCCCATCCCGTGCGCGCGGGAGGGCGAGCGGATCGAGCTCTGA
- the serC gene encoding 3-phosphoserine/phosphohydroxythreonine transaminase: MARVHNFNAGPAALPLAALERAQRELLDFEGTGMSIIEHSHRGKAFEGVHNEALSLLRELLSIPDDYHVLFLQGGASHQFAMVPLNLLPADKSADYVLTGGWSEKAYEEAGRVGAVRVAASTAEGKRFARIPKQSELSLDANAAYVHITTNNTLFGTQWHDVPETGAVPLVADMSSDFLWRPIDVRRYALIYAGAQKNIGPSGVTVVVARKDLVERGRKDIPKIFQYRTHAENNSLYNTPPTFAIYLVRNVLAIAKEQGGLAEVERKNRAKAGLLYTTLDELSGFYRAPVERESRSVMNVVFRLPTEDLEKRFVAEAAKQGMVGLAGHRVTGGIRVSLYNAVELASVEVLVNFMKDFAKQSG, from the coding sequence ATGGCTCGCGTGCACAACTTCAACGCTGGACCGGCCGCGCTCCCCCTCGCCGCGCTCGAGCGCGCTCAGCGCGAGCTGCTCGATTTCGAGGGCACGGGCATGTCGATCATCGAGCACAGCCACCGCGGCAAGGCGTTCGAGGGCGTGCACAACGAGGCCCTCTCGCTCCTGCGCGAGCTGCTCTCGATCCCCGACGACTACCACGTGCTCTTCCTCCAGGGCGGGGCGAGCCACCAGTTCGCGATGGTGCCGCTGAACCTCCTGCCTGCCGACAAGAGCGCCGATTACGTCCTCACGGGGGGCTGGTCCGAGAAGGCGTACGAGGAGGCGGGGCGGGTCGGCGCGGTCCGCGTGGCCGCGTCGACGGCCGAGGGCAAGCGCTTCGCGCGTATCCCGAAGCAGAGCGAGCTCTCGCTCGATGCGAACGCGGCCTACGTGCACATCACGACGAACAACACGCTCTTCGGCACGCAGTGGCACGACGTCCCCGAGACCGGCGCTGTCCCTCTCGTCGCGGACATGTCGAGCGACTTCCTCTGGCGCCCCATCGACGTCCGGCGGTACGCGCTGATTTACGCCGGCGCGCAGAAGAACATCGGCCCTTCGGGGGTCACGGTCGTCGTCGCGCGCAAGGATCTCGTCGAGCGTGGCCGCAAGGACATCCCCAAGATTTTCCAGTACCGGACGCACGCCGAGAACAACTCGCTCTACAACACGCCTCCGACGTTCGCGATTTACCTCGTGCGCAACGTCCTCGCGATCGCCAAGGAGCAGGGCGGTCTGGCGGAGGTCGAGCGGAAAAACCGGGCCAAGGCGGGCCTGCTCTACACCACGCTCGACGAGCTCTCGGGGTTTTACCGCGCACCGGTCGAGCGCGAGAGCCGCAGCGTGATGAACGTCGTCTTCCGGCTCCCCACCGAGGATCTGGAGAAGCGGTTCGTCGCCGAGGCGGCCAAGCAGGGCATGGTCGGCCTCGCCGGCCATCGCGTCACCGGCGGCATCCGGGTCTCGCTCTACAACGCCGTCGAGCTCGCGTCGGTCGAGGTGCTCGTGAACTTCATGAAGGATTTCGCGAAGCAATCGGGCTGA
- a CDS encoding 1-aminocyclopropane-1-carboxylate deaminase/D-cysteine desulfhydrase → MKNDAAAGTTPGARADGPREPRLFAEYPALARSVPWLPLLAGPTPVERCKAITSYLGRDDVWMKRDDLASPLFGGNKVRRFEHILADAKERGAREILTVGGLASTQVSATILFGRALGFEVTSVLFDQPVTSFTRRSILLQASAGGRSIHGGGYTRTAILTARELARARKAYFVPPGASGPMANLGYVGAAFELADQVERGEMPRPDVIVLPAGSGGTAAALSLGMMLLGWPTTVVAARITERVACNRVTLRLLVEATAQKLARHAGSRVLRRNLPPPRFEVDHGVAGRGYGHPTPEAIEAAPEVTRLIGAPGEITYSGKALVGLRRACVAFPGKTILLWNTLSATWPEPSIGPEALPPAFRRFFEGDVPI, encoded by the coding sequence ATGAAGAACGACGCGGCAGCCGGGACGACGCCGGGCGCGCGCGCGGACGGGCCCCGCGAGCCGCGCCTCTTCGCCGAGTACCCCGCCCTCGCGCGCAGCGTGCCCTGGCTGCCGCTGCTCGCGGGGCCCACGCCGGTCGAGCGCTGCAAGGCGATCACGAGCTACCTCGGGCGCGACGACGTCTGGATGAAGCGGGACGATCTCGCGTCGCCGCTCTTCGGCGGCAACAAGGTCCGGCGCTTCGAGCACATCCTGGCCGACGCGAAGGAGCGCGGCGCGCGCGAGATCCTCACGGTCGGAGGCCTCGCCTCGACGCAGGTGAGCGCGACGATCCTGTTCGGCCGTGCGCTTGGCTTCGAGGTAACGAGTGTGCTCTTCGATCAGCCCGTCACCTCGTTCACGCGCCGCTCGATCCTCCTGCAAGCGTCGGCCGGCGGGCGCTCGATCCACGGCGGCGGGTATACGCGGACGGCGATCCTCACGGCGCGGGAGCTCGCGCGGGCGCGGAAGGCGTACTTCGTGCCGCCCGGCGCGTCCGGGCCGATGGCGAACCTCGGCTACGTCGGCGCCGCGTTCGAACTCGCCGATCAGGTCGAGCGGGGCGAGATGCCGCGGCCGGACGTCATCGTCCTGCCCGCGGGCAGCGGCGGCACGGCGGCGGCGCTCTCGCTCGGGATGATGCTGCTCGGCTGGCCGACGACGGTGGTCGCCGCGCGGATCACCGAGCGCGTGGCCTGCAACCGCGTGACGCTCCGGCTGCTCGTCGAGGCCACGGCGCAGAAGCTCGCGCGTCACGCGGGATCACGCGTGCTCCGGCGAAACCTGCCGCCACCGCGCTTCGAGGTCGACCACGGCGTCGCGGGCCGCGGCTACGGGCACCCGACGCCCGAGGCGATCGAGGCGGCGCCCGAGGTGACGCGGTTGATCGGCGCGCCGGGCGAGATCACGTACAGCGGCAAGGCGCTCGTGGGCCTGCGCCGCGCGTGCGTGGCGTTTCCGGGCAAGACGATCCTCTTGTGGAACACGCTCTCGGCCACGTGGCCCGAGCCCTCGATCGGGCCGGAGGCGCTGCCTCCGGCCTTTCGACGGTTCTTCGAGGGGGACGTGCCGATCTAG
- a CDS encoding serine/threonine-protein kinase, producing MSSLGPGAVIAGKYRLIDLLGKGAMGEVWRAEHMTLGAPVAIKLIDVELLGASGANENSEIVQRFFREAKAAAALRTPHVVQVQDHGYDGALPYIAMELLEGETLEQRLERMPVLPPLMTTTIITHIARAVGKAHEAGIVHRDLKPSNVFLVRNDDEEIAKVLDFGIAKSIQGGVLGSQGGVATRTGSVVGTPCYMSPEQALGNKTIDQRADLWALGVIAYECVTGKRPFDSEALGDLIVQICARPLPVPSAVAPIPEGFDAWFAKACAREPNERFQTAKELAESLRWILCPDQSGIWNFKTTNPSLPNIVMPQARVSSPGPEPSAFAKTSTPDPTTMTHRGLVSAVAPAAPAQKKLRPAVLAGAAVAVLIGGVTVAVLLTSTGGPPTTTEATDPSASPPTASPAAPPPSETVAAPTTASADPITPPTSEPTAAATESPPTPSATAAPTATTRYPINKGGTTNKKSGTTKKKPDWGI from the coding sequence ATGAGTAGCTTGGGCCCCGGAGCCGTGATCGCCGGGAAATATCGCCTCATCGACCTCCTCGGCAAGGGAGCGATGGGCGAGGTGTGGCGCGCGGAGCACATGACGCTCGGCGCGCCCGTGGCCATCAAGCTGATCGACGTCGAGCTGCTCGGAGCGAGCGGCGCGAACGAAAATAGCGAGATCGTCCAGCGCTTCTTCCGCGAGGCGAAGGCCGCGGCCGCGCTGCGCACGCCGCACGTCGTGCAGGTCCAGGATCACGGCTACGACGGGGCACTGCCGTACATTGCGATGGAGCTGCTCGAGGGCGAGACGCTCGAGCAGCGCCTCGAGCGCATGCCGGTGCTCCCGCCGCTGATGACCACGACGATCATCACGCACATCGCGCGCGCCGTCGGCAAGGCGCACGAGGCCGGCATCGTCCACCGCGATCTCAAGCCGAGCAACGTCTTCCTCGTCCGCAACGACGACGAGGAAATCGCGAAGGTCCTCGACTTCGGCATCGCCAAGTCGATCCAGGGCGGCGTGCTCGGCAGCCAGGGCGGCGTCGCCACGCGCACCGGATCGGTCGTCGGCACGCCCTGCTACATGAGCCCCGAGCAGGCGCTCGGGAACAAGACGATCGATCAACGCGCCGATCTCTGGGCGCTCGGCGTCATCGCCTACGAGTGCGTGACCGGCAAGCGTCCCTTCGACAGCGAGGCGCTCGGCGACCTCATCGTGCAGATCTGCGCGCGCCCCTTGCCCGTGCCGTCCGCGGTCGCGCCCATCCCCGAGGGCTTCGACGCGTGGTTCGCCAAGGCCTGCGCGCGCGAGCCGAACGAGCGTTTCCAGACCGCGAAGGAGCTCGCCGAGTCGCTGCGCTGGATCCTCTGCCCGGATCAGTCGGGCATCTGGAACTTCAAGACGACGAACCCGTCGCTGCCGAACATCGTCATGCCGCAGGCGCGCGTGTCGAGCCCCGGCCCCGAGCCCTCGGCGTTCGCCAAGACGAGCACGCCGGATCCGACGACGATGACCCACCGCGGCCTCGTCTCGGCCGTGGCGCCGGCCGCGCCCGCGCAAAAGAAGCTGCGCCCCGCCGTGCTCGCGGGCGCCGCCGTGGCCGTGCTCATCGGCGGCGTGACCGTCGCCGTGTTGCTCACCTCGACGGGTGGCCCGCCGACGACGACGGAGGCGACGGACCCTTCGGCGTCGCCGCCCACGGCCTCCCCGGCCGCGCCGCCGCCGAGCGAGACGGTCGCCGCGCCGACGACGGCCTCGGCAGATCCGATCACGCCGCCCACGAGCGAGCCCACCGCGGCGGCCACGGAGAGCCCGCCGACGCCCAGCGCGACGGCGGCTCCGACGGCGACCACGCGTTACCCGATCAACAAGGGCGGGACGACGAACAAAAAGTCCGGTACGACCAAGAAGAAGCCGGACTGGGGGATATGA
- a CDS encoding tetratricopeptide repeat protein, which translates to MRLSKWIGSLLVSAVLCASPVGAQPLDDQVRIAARALADEGFALYDQGKYADALVKFERADALVNAPTVKLLAARTLEKLGRLVEAAEKYRSITILQLDDKAPDAFRDAQETAGKELAALTPRIPTIELTVTGAGAEAATVMLDGKIFPRALIGVKTPLNPGVHRVEADTPASSAALDLKVDEKEAARAVLELKPKTGAELGGGVVTPPGGDTPKKAPGSTQRILGYVSLGVGGAFGVLGIATGIGFLTATSDMKAFCRDQAAAGDPCRDLRKDVPEYPQKYVDYRNSIDTQSTLANVGFVVGGVGIAAGVVLLLTAPKAPKPTPPAQASVEPWIGIGSAGLRGTF; encoded by the coding sequence ATGCGGTTGTCGAAGTGGATCGGCTCGCTGCTCGTGAGCGCAGTGCTCTGCGCCTCGCCCGTGGGGGCACAGCCGCTCGACGATCAGGTGCGTATCGCCGCCCGCGCGCTCGCTGATGAGGGTTTCGCGCTCTACGATCAAGGCAAATACGCCGACGCGCTCGTCAAGTTCGAACGCGCCGACGCGCTCGTGAACGCGCCGACGGTCAAGCTGCTCGCGGCGCGGACGCTGGAGAAGCTCGGCCGGCTCGTCGAGGCCGCGGAGAAGTACCGATCCATCACGATCCTGCAGCTCGACGACAAGGCCCCCGACGCGTTCCGCGACGCGCAGGAGACGGCCGGGAAGGAGCTCGCGGCGCTCACCCCGCGTATCCCCACGATCGAGCTCACCGTCACGGGGGCCGGCGCGGAGGCCGCGACGGTCATGCTCGACGGCAAGATCTTCCCGCGCGCGCTCATCGGCGTGAAGACCCCGCTGAACCCCGGCGTGCACCGCGTCGAGGCCGACACCCCGGCGTCCTCGGCCGCCCTGGACCTCAAGGTCGACGAGAAAGAAGCCGCCCGCGCCGTGCTCGAGCTGAAGCCCAAGACCGGCGCCGAGCTCGGAGGCGGCGTCGTCACGCCTCCCGGCGGCGACACGCCGAAGAAGGCCCCGGGCTCCACGCAACGGATCCTCGGGTACGTCAGCCTCGGCGTCGGCGGCGCCTTCGGCGTCCTCGGCATCGCCACCGGCATCGGCTTCCTCACGGCGACGTCGGACATGAAGGCGTTCTGCCGGGATCAAGCCGCCGCCGGTGATCCTTGCCGAGACCTGCGCAAAGACGTCCCCGAGTACCCCCAGAAGTACGTGGACTACCGCAACAGCATCGACACCCAGTCCACGCTCGCGAACGTCGGGTTCGTCGTGGGCGGCGTCGGCATCGCCGCGGGCGTCGTTCTCCTCTTGACCGCGCCCAAGGCCCCCAAGCCGACCCCGCCCGCCCAGGCGAGCGTCGAGCCCTGGATCGGCATCGGCAGCGCCGGCCTGCGCGGCACCTTCTGA
- a CDS encoding M1 family metallopeptidase, with protein MRPFGLAFLSTLTIPLLTTGCGSSPLEEATRDYDVTRYELEGAFDWSTRKLDATVAVTLTLTEDAPAITLDSRVAVKAVRIVGAEDPEYEVDPEAGVLAVSLEDAPSAARGQTLVIEIDYQASTSDNLYAVQKRLGDPVLPRALYTDSEPLGASSWMPCNDAPTDRALFSVSLKIPAAEQLIANGRLVLDIVDGPDAHVVKYETAWTLPTYQMAFAVSQFEVTKAQTKTGLPVEVWSRLGLPGSHAEMAKALAGMIDHLTPLVGAYPFERYALVLLPAFPVGGMENASISFQRETSSTEPGIHGDYYLAAHELAHQWFGDLVTVEAWDDIWIKEGMANLLEYEVGRVFTDASGQGTLHGDHFHGEDGVPIRDPRLAPADKYTSGPYSRAAWLHTQIRSLLGDEAYFESVRGILKKHRFGAVGTDAFVGAFAEALGPEATTRVRRAIDAKVMPRIELRAAPDAAFEVVVEDPDVALVAPLVVRWYGADGSAEEVSLRRGEVATIPTAATEVLLVVDPDDVHPELEVAGEDTLVEAWTRARAPLSADARAVFAGLGGAAQVSGLRAAEASGAAMVTPAEVEGLVSGLHADGAKALALRLGCGIAASAEDPAEQEAWKGVLSPMLEVGPPSFGLGWISAGVGACNDVAPPEELFAAEWPKLEAGLMGEEMAFTRLLYLGAWQLSEDHELATFGAVASKATSLRARRIALDHLARRAPGVTNPSWVDFYLGLLRETRTSETLPSMMGAASWVVFNTGIGRDEFITELGEILHEEATRPAHARAVCIGVRLLGDAPGARDTFLAGLADAPLSEAARKLVKNPEACF; from the coding sequence ATGCGCCCCTTTGGCCTCGCTTTCCTTTCGACCCTCACCATCCCCCTCCTCACCACGGGCTGCGGCAGCTCGCCGCTCGAGGAGGCGACCCGCGACTACGACGTCACGCGATACGAGCTCGAGGGCGCGTTCGATTGGAGCACGCGCAAGCTCGACGCGACCGTCGCCGTCACGCTCACCCTCACCGAAGACGCGCCCGCGATCACGCTCGACAGCCGCGTCGCCGTGAAGGCCGTGCGTATCGTCGGCGCCGAGGATCCCGAATACGAGGTCGACCCCGAGGCCGGCGTCCTCGCCGTCTCCCTCGAGGACGCGCCGAGCGCGGCGCGCGGGCAGACGCTCGTCATCGAAATCGATTACCAGGCCAGCACGAGCGACAACCTGTACGCCGTGCAGAAGCGGCTCGGCGATCCCGTCCTCCCCCGCGCCCTCTACACGGACTCCGAGCCGCTCGGCGCGTCGTCGTGGATGCCCTGCAACGACGCGCCGACCGATCGCGCGCTCTTCTCGGTCTCCCTGAAGATCCCGGCAGCGGAGCAGCTCATCGCCAATGGCAGGCTCGTGCTCGACATCGTGGACGGGCCGGACGCGCACGTCGTGAAATACGAGACGGCCTGGACGCTGCCGACCTATCAAATGGCGTTCGCCGTGAGCCAGTTCGAGGTGACCAAGGCGCAGACGAAGACGGGTCTGCCCGTCGAGGTCTGGTCTCGCCTCGGCCTGCCGGGCAGCCACGCCGAGATGGCGAAGGCGCTCGCGGGGATGATCGATCACCTGACGCCGCTCGTCGGCGCATATCCCTTCGAGCGATATGCCCTCGTGCTCCTGCCCGCGTTCCCCGTGGGCGGCATGGAGAACGCGAGCATCTCGTTCCAGCGCGAGACGAGCAGCACGGAGCCCGGGATCCACGGCGATTATTACCTCGCCGCGCACGAGCTCGCGCATCAATGGTTCGGCGACCTCGTCACGGTGGAGGCCTGGGACGACATCTGGATCAAGGAGGGAATGGCGAACCTGCTCGAATACGAGGTCGGGCGCGTGTTCACGGACGCGAGCGGGCAGGGGACGCTGCACGGCGACCATTTCCACGGGGAGGACGGCGTACCCATCCGCGACCCGAGGCTCGCGCCGGCCGACAAATACACGTCGGGCCCGTACAGCCGCGCGGCCTGGTTGCACACGCAGATCCGGAGCCTGCTCGGCGATGAGGCCTATTTCGAGTCGGTGCGCGGGATCCTGAAGAAACACAGGTTCGGCGCGGTCGGGACGGACGCGTTCGTGGGCGCATTCGCCGAGGCGCTCGGGCCGGAGGCGACGACGCGGGTGCGTCGCGCGATCGACGCGAAGGTGATGCCGCGGATCGAGCTCCGGGCGGCGCCGGACGCGGCGTTCGAGGTGGTCGTCGAGGACCCGGACGTCGCGCTCGTCGCGCCCCTGGTCGTGCGCTGGTACGGGGCGGATGGGTCGGCCGAGGAGGTGTCGCTCCGGCGCGGCGAGGTGGCGACGATCCCAACCGCGGCGACGGAGGTTTTGCTCGTCGTGGATCCCGACGACGTGCACCCGGAGCTCGAGGTCGCGGGGGAGGACACGCTCGTCGAGGCATGGACGCGGGCGCGGGCGCCGCTCTCGGCGGACGCGAGGGCCGTGTTCGCGGGGCTCGGCGGCGCCGCGCAGGTGAGCGGGCTCCGGGCCGCGGAGGCGTCGGGGGCCGCGATGGTCACGCCGGCGGAGGTCGAGGGGCTCGTGAGCGGGCTCCACGCGGACGGGGCGAAGGCGCTCGCCCTGCGGCTCGGCTGCGGGATCGCGGCGAGCGCCGAGGATCCCGCGGAGCAAGAGGCCTGGAAGGGCGTCCTTTCGCCGATGCTGGAGGTCGGTCCGCCGTCGTTCGGGCTCGGGTGGATCTCCGCGGGCGTCGGCGCGTGTAACGACGTCGCGCCGCCGGAGGAGCTCTTCGCCGCGGAGTGGCCAAAGCTCGAAGCGGGCCTGATGGGCGAGGAGATGGCGTTCACGCGGCTTTTGTACCTCGGAGCGTGGCAGCTCTCGGAGGATCACGAGCTCGCCACGTTCGGCGCGGTGGCCTCGAAGGCGACGTCGCTGCGGGCGCGGCGGATCGCGCTGGATCACCTGGCGCGGCGCGCGCCCGGCGTGACGAACCCGTCGTGGGTGGACTTTTACCTCGGGCTCTTGCGCGAGACGCGGACGTCGGAGACGTTGCCGTCGATGATGGGCGCGGCCTCGTGGGTGGTCTTCAACACGGGGATCGGGCGGGACGAGTTCATCACGGAGCTCGGCGAGATCCTGCACGAAGAAGCGACGCGGCCGGCGCACGCGCGGGCGGTCTGCATCGGCGTGCGGCTCCTCGGGGACGCCCCCGGGGCGAGGGACACGTTCCTCGCCGGCCTCGCCGACGCGCCGCTGTCGGAGGCCGCGCGAAAGCTCGTGAAAAATCCCGAGGCGTGTTTCTGA
- a CDS encoding fatty acid desaturase translates to MAIYFGLVAVQWVFSPTALWLVIPLVALTCVFSFLGAVATHNTVHCPVFKQRWANRAFQVVLTLTYGHPVSAFVPGHNLSHHKHTQTRRDVMRTTKVRHRWNLLNGLLFMPTVGKDVFLADMRYFKAMYRQNPPWFRQMILEATVFLGTMGVLLALDWKKFLLYVLVPHQYAAWGIISMNYLQHDGCDQDSEYNHSRNFLGKFVNFLAYNNGYHTIHHMEPGLHWSLLPAEHARRIAPFIHPNLDQRSMLVYLWRTFVWPARRRTYDGKPVEIPAEGPDEEWIPPPREVRHDLGAIAM, encoded by the coding sequence GTGGCGATCTACTTTGGGCTCGTCGCCGTGCAGTGGGTATTCTCGCCGACTGCGCTTTGGCTTGTGATCCCGCTCGTCGCGTTGACGTGTGTGTTCTCGTTCCTCGGCGCCGTGGCCACGCACAACACCGTGCATTGCCCCGTGTTCAAGCAGCGCTGGGCGAACCGGGCTTTCCAGGTCGTGCTGACGTTGACCTACGGTCACCCCGTCAGCGCCTTCGTGCCCGGCCATAACCTGAGCCACCACAAGCACACGCAGACGCGGAGGGACGTGATGCGCACGACGAAGGTGCGCCATCGCTGGAACCTGCTGAACGGCCTGCTCTTCATGCCGACCGTGGGCAAGGACGTCTTCCTCGCCGACATGCGGTACTTCAAGGCCATGTACCGCCAGAACCCGCCCTGGTTCCGGCAGATGATCCTCGAGGCCACGGTCTTCCTCGGCACGATGGGCGTCCTCCTCGCGCTCGATTGGAAGAAGTTCCTGCTTTATGTCCTCGTACCCCACCAGTATGCGGCCTGGGGCATCATCTCGATGAATTACCTCCAGCACGACGGCTGCGACCAGGACAGCGAATACAACCATTCGCGGAACTTCCTCGGCAAGTTCGTCAATTTCCTGGCCTACAACAACGGCTACCACACGATCCACCACATGGAGCCGGGCCTGCACTGGAGCCTCTTGCCCGCGGAGCACGCGAGGCGTATCGCGCCGTTCATCCACCCGAACCTCGATCAACGCTCGATGCTCGTGTACCTGTGGCGGACCTTCGTCTGGCCCGCCAGGCGGCGAACTTATGATGGAAAACCCGTCGAGATACCGGCCGAGGGCCCCGACGAGGAGTGGATTCCGCCGCCCCGCGAGGTCCGGCACGACCTCGGCGCGATCGCCATGTAG
- a CDS encoding helix-turn-helix domain-containing protein has product MGRTTPKVEMTPDERLVLEARARAPTEKDTHEHRQALRAKIVLARAEGHDVAYVATHVGVGRRVVMRWLDRFVRDRLQGLEDRPRRGAPRRITDASINELLRRTREPTPAGARGWSRRTLARATGLSRSTVDRVLRAFGVATGPSPR; this is encoded by the coding sequence ATGGGACGAACGACCCCGAAGGTGGAGATGACCCCCGACGAACGCCTGGTCCTCGAAGCGCGCGCCCGCGCCCCGACCGAGAAGGACACGCACGAACACAGGCAGGCGCTGCGTGCGAAGATTGTGCTCGCTCGAGCCGAGGGCCATGACGTCGCGTACGTCGCGACGCACGTCGGCGTCGGCCGTCGGGTCGTCATGCGCTGGCTCGACCGGTTCGTCCGCGACCGGCTTCAAGGCCTCGAGGACCGACCACGCCGGGGCGCCCCTCGACGCATCACGGACGCAAGCATCAACGAGCTTCTCCGCCGGACCCGCGAGCCCACGCCCGCGGGCGCGCGTGGCTGGTCCCGACGCACCTTGGCCAGGGCCACCGGGCTCAGCCGCTCCACCGTCGACCGCGTCCTGCGCGCGTTTGGCGTCGCCACGGGCCCATCCCCTCGCTGA
- a CDS encoding KGG domain-containing protein, whose protein sequence is MIEKDQHETARTGEAEEMKQAEASQARSADEEAPVSSSDLAPTTERKPASQRGFAAMERDKQRAIASKGGKAAHEKGTAHEFTPDEARQAGKKGGEVVSQNRKHMAEIGRKGGERVSQDREHMAQIGRKGGEAVSSDRAHMAQIGRKGGEARGTH, encoded by the coding sequence ATGATCGAGAAGGACCAGCACGAGACCGCGAGGACCGGCGAGGCGGAGGAAATGAAGCAGGCGGAGGCGTCTCAGGCTCGTTCCGCAGACGAGGAGGCGCCGGTCTCCTCGAGCGACCTCGCGCCGACGACCGAGCGCAAGCCTGCCTCGCAGCGCGGCTTCGCGGCCATGGAGCGCGACAAGCAGCGCGCCATCGCGAGCAAGGGCGGCAAGGCCGCGCACGAGAAGGGCACGGCCCACGAATTCACGCCCGACGAGGCGCGCCAGGCCGGCAAGAAGGGCGGCGAGGTCGTGAGCCAGAACCGCAAGCACATGGCCGAGATCGGCCGCAAGGGCGGCGAGCGCGTGAGCCAGGACCGCGAGCACATGGCGCAGATCGGCCGCAAGGGCGGCGAGGCCGTGTCGAGCGATCGGGCCCACATGGCTCAGATTGGGCGCAAGGGTGGTGAGGCGCGCGGCACGCATTGA